From one Planctomycetia bacterium genomic stretch:
- the hisH gene encoding imidazole glycerol phosphate synthase subunit HisH: MKLVILDYGIGNLRSVQKAFEKAGVAASLSSDLQQIAEADRLVLPGVGAFSDCMEKFTAAGMREPVLRHLQQDKPFLGICVGMQMLFTRSHENGLHDGLKVLAGEVVRFPQREGYKVPHMGWNQVRAVNQNPFWIHLKQPAWFYFVHSYYCVPGDASVVALEADYPEPFCAAVQRGRMLATQFHPEKSQQAGLALIKQFVEM; the protein is encoded by the coding sequence ATGAAACTGGTCATTCTTGATTACGGCATAGGCAATTTGCGCAGTGTGCAGAAAGCCTTTGAAAAGGCAGGCGTTGCTGCTTCACTCTCCAGCGATCTGCAGCAGATTGCCGAAGCTGATCGCCTGGTGCTGCCTGGCGTGGGGGCCTTCAGCGACTGCATGGAGAAGTTCACCGCAGCGGGCATGCGTGAACCGGTATTGCGACATCTACAACAGGATAAGCCGTTCCTGGGCATCTGTGTCGGCATGCAGATGCTGTTCACCCGCAGCCACGAGAATGGCCTGCATGATGGCTTGAAGGTGCTCGCGGGTGAAGTGGTTCGCTTTCCACAGCGTGAAGGGTACAAGGTGCCGCACATGGGCTGGAATCAGGTGCGGGCTGTCAACCAGAACCCGTTCTGGATCCACTTGAAGCAACCTGCCTGGTTTTATTTTGTGCATTCATATTACTGTGTGCCGGGCGATGCCTCGGTGGTGGCACTGGAAGCCGATTACCCGGAACCGTTTTGTGCCGCAGTGCAGCGTGGCAGAATGCTGGCAACGCAGTTTCACCCGGAAAAGAGCCAGCAGGCTGGCTTGGCGTTGATCAAGCAGTTTGTGGAGATGTGA
- a CDS encoding NUDIX hydrolase, whose product MQKINQQHGPWFIKSRAWVYRDPWVKVQRDEVTRPDGQPGTYAVVHIKPGVCVLAIDENNDAHLTREFHYAVGETTLECVSGGRDDDEPALQAAQRELREELGLEASEWIDLGRLDPFTASILSPTQLYLARQLKQFDIAPEGTEQIEHIVLPFEEVVEQVMAGVITHAPSMALILKVARWLGK is encoded by the coding sequence ATGCAGAAAATCAATCAGCAACATGGACCATGGTTCATCAAGTCGAGGGCTTGGGTCTACCGCGATCCCTGGGTCAAAGTTCAACGGGATGAAGTGACCCGGCCTGATGGCCAGCCGGGAACGTATGCCGTGGTGCATATCAAGCCAGGTGTTTGTGTACTGGCAATAGATGAGAATAACGATGCCCACCTGACCCGGGAATTTCACTATGCTGTGGGCGAGACAACCCTGGAGTGCGTGAGTGGCGGCAGGGATGATGATGAGCCTGCTTTGCAGGCGGCACAGCGTGAATTGCGGGAAGAGCTTGGGCTGGAAGCCAGCGAATGGATTGATCTGGGTCGCCTTGATCCGTTTACTGCTTCGATACTGTCGCCAACACAGTTGTATCTGGCGCGTCAGTTGAAACAGTTTGATATAGCTCCCGAAGGCACCGAACAAATTGAACACATCGTGCTGCCTTTTGAGGAAGTAGTGGAACAGGTGATGGCGGGGGTAATCACCCATGCTCCGAGCATGGCCCTGATCCTGAAAGTAGCCCGCTGGCTGGGAAAATAA
- the pheS gene encoding phenylalanine--tRNA ligase subunit alpha, whose protein sequence is MSPTELQNTALAELAACSDEAALRAWSSKYQGKTGLLTEAMKKLGALPAAERPAYGQAINVVKQALVAAEEIKAKELAQAALEKSLATDIVDVTLPGRPVVQGRLHPATQTMRRILSIFADMGFQVFQSREVETDENNFELLNMPAEHPARDMWDTFFTKTPGVILRTHTSPGQIHAMKKYCPNPIRVVLPGMCYRYEQISTRSEIQFQQVEGLAIGTHITMADLKGTILSFVRRLFGQEREIRFRSSYFPFTEPSIEVDVSWPVVDEASERLTKGTGWLEIMGAGMIHPTVLQNGGYDPERFTGFAFGLGPQRIAMLLHGINDIRHFWSNDLAFLEQF, encoded by the coding sequence ATGTCCCCCACCGAACTCCAAAACACCGCTCTCGCTGAACTGGCTGCCTGCTCGGATGAGGCTGCCTTGCGTGCATGGTCGTCCAAGTACCAGGGCAAAACCGGCCTGCTCACCGAAGCGATGAAAAAGCTCGGCGCATTACCCGCTGCAGAGCGTCCGGCTTATGGCCAGGCTATCAATGTGGTCAAACAAGCCTTGGTCGCTGCTGAAGAAATCAAAGCAAAAGAACTCGCTCAAGCTGCACTCGAAAAGAGTCTGGCAACCGACATCGTTGATGTCACCCTGCCCGGCCGGCCTGTTGTGCAAGGCCGCTTGCACCCTGCCACCCAGACCATGCGTCGCATCCTCAGCATCTTCGCTGATATGGGCTTCCAGGTATTCCAGAGCCGCGAAGTGGAAACCGACGAGAACAACTTCGAACTGCTCAACATGCCTGCGGAACACCCAGCCCGCGACATGTGGGACACCTTCTTTACCAAAACGCCCGGCGTCATTCTGCGAACGCACACTTCGCCCGGGCAGATTCATGCCATGAAGAAGTACTGCCCGAACCCCATTCGCGTGGTGCTCCCCGGCATGTGCTATCGCTATGAACAGATCAGCACCCGCAGCGAGATTCAGTTTCAACAGGTCGAAGGGCTTGCCATCGGCACCCACATCACCATGGCTGATCTGAAAGGCACCATTCTCAGCTTCGTCCGTAGACTCTTCGGCCAGGAACGGGAGATACGGTTTCGTTCCAGTTACTTCCCGTTCACCGAGCCGAGCATCGAAGTCGATGTCAGTTGGCCTGTCGTCGATGAAGCCAGCGAACGGCTCACCAAGGGCACCGGCTGGCTCGAAATCATGGGTGCAGGCATGATCCACCCCACTGTGTTGCAGAACGGCGGATACGACCCCGAACGCTTCACCGGCTTCGCCTTCGGCCTGGGGCCACAACGCATTGCCATGCTGCTGCACGGCATCAATGATATCCGCCATTTCTGGAGCAATGATCTGGCGTTTCTGGAGCAGTTTTAA
- a CDS encoding DUF5615 family PIN-like protein, translated as MARTVKFYLDENVHRYPAVAGLRRRGIDVYTVMDANLLSATDEAQFAYAQETGRVIFSHDDDILVLASRAENHAGVAFCELQSRSVGQIIHGLALIWEVLDAAEMHNNIEFI; from the coding sequence GTGGCTCGAACGGTTAAGTTCTACCTGGATGAAAATGTTCATCGATATCCTGCGGTAGCAGGCCTGAGACGACGTGGTATAGACGTGTATACCGTAATGGATGCCAACCTTTTGTCAGCAACCGATGAAGCACAATTCGCTTATGCACAGGAAACGGGCAGAGTGATCTTTTCACATGATGATGATATTCTGGTACTTGCGTCCCGTGCTGAAAACCATGCAGGCGTTGCATTCTGCGAACTTCAATCCCGTTCAGTGGGCCAGATCATTCATGGTTTAGCTTTGATATGGGAAGTTCTGGATGCTGCCGAAATGCATAACAACATCGAATTCATATAA
- a CDS encoding prepilin-type N-terminal cleavage/methylation domain-containing protein, whose translation MFFDSFVQRAEMIYCRQHRRALTLVELLVIIAIIGILLALLLPAIMKLRLLADDQEEKNQLRVLGHAWLAYAKAHQGRPVNHRGSDPFDRWIHKLSSYGELNDALISPADPLKEERRKYLSANPNRFCSSYVLNPYFSTSITDSVTGKQLSCERLSDCTSLSRALAILPVSPHAGVPGPGYIFPQGWLIPKATAWQRTTGRLGIQPDRFPLYGEAMPGRSNYFYADGHVESVPADMIKNWIDAGHQFLMPQQ comes from the coding sequence ATGTTTTTTGATTCTTTCGTGCAGCGAGCAGAAATGATTTATTGCCGCCAGCATCGACGTGCTCTGACGCTGGTTGAACTTCTGGTGATTATTGCCATTATTGGCATTTTGCTGGCGCTCCTGCTGCCTGCCATCATGAAGCTGCGCCTGCTCGCGGATGATCAGGAAGAGAAAAATCAGTTGCGTGTGCTGGGACATGCCTGGCTGGCCTATGCCAAGGCGCATCAGGGCAGGCCAGTGAACCATCGCGGGTCCGATCCCTTTGACCGCTGGATTCACAAGCTCAGCAGTTATGGGGAACTTAATGATGCCCTGATCAGCCCAGCCGATCCATTAAAGGAGGAGCGACGAAAATACCTGTCGGCTAATCCCAACAGGTTCTGTTCCAGTTATGTACTCAATCCCTATTTCAGCACCAGTATCACCGATTCAGTTACCGGCAAGCAGTTGAGCTGTGAACGCCTGAGCGATTGCACCAGCCTGTCACGGGCCTTGGCCATTCTTCCGGTCAGTCCGCATGCGGGTGTGCCTGGCCCCGGCTACATCTTCCCGCAAGGTTGGCTGATTCCAAAGGCTACTGCCTGGCAGCGAACCACCGGCAGGCTCGGCATCCAGCCCGATCGTTTTCCTCTTTATGGGGAGGCCATGCCTGGTCGATCCAACTATTTCTACGCTGATGGTCACGTCGAATCGGTCCCCGCCGACATGATCAAGAACTGGATCGATGCCGGGCATCAGTTCCTGATGCCACAACAATAA
- a CDS encoding TetR/AcrR family transcriptional regulator, protein MSEKTSSSENTPDVREHIIEVAADLFLKQGYGATGIAQILEAADILRGSLYYYFPTKEDLLLATLEWRKKMFWPEVVQPVFDRLDDPLERMFGILDGYRNLLLVCEFQMGCPIGNLALELSKSHPRVRQLLAENFDNWKNAVKGCLEEARHKLPEESKPGDMAHFVLTVMEGAVMLARTYRTIECYDQAIDRLRDYFDRLQSAATEWGSKPASKKHQSSLKK, encoded by the coding sequence ATGTCCGAGAAGACTTCATCATCTGAAAACACTCCCGATGTGCGTGAACACATCATCGAAGTTGCTGCTGATCTGTTCCTCAAGCAGGGCTATGGTGCCACCGGCATCGCCCAAATTCTCGAAGCTGCGGATATCCTGCGAGGCAGCTTGTACTATTACTTCCCCACTAAGGAAGATTTGCTGCTGGCAACGCTTGAATGGCGCAAGAAGATGTTCTGGCCTGAAGTGGTGCAGCCCGTCTTTGATCGGCTCGATGATCCCCTCGAACGCATGTTCGGCATCCTTGATGGCTACCGCAATCTGCTTCTGGTCTGTGAATTCCAAATGGGTTGTCCCATTGGCAACCTGGCTCTCGAGCTTTCCAAAAGCCATCCCCGCGTTCGCCAGCTTCTGGCGGAGAATTTCGACAATTGGAAAAATGCAGTCAAAGGTTGCCTGGAAGAAGCCCGCCACAAGTTGCCTGAAGAATCAAAGCCCGGCGACATGGCTCATTTTGTGCTGACCGTGATGGAAGGCGCTGTCATGCTGGCCCGCACTTATCGAACGATCGAATGCTATGACCAGGCAATCGACAGGCTGCGTGACTACTTTGATCGGCTCCAATCGGCAGCTACCGAATGGGGCAGTAAGCCCGCTTCCAAAAAGCACCAGTCCTCACTCAAGAAATAA
- a CDS encoding DPP IV N-terminal domain-containing protein, translated as MKHGCLAWCVWCLLAVSVQGQGTKADYERATSLNERYQGEALNIRPRIVWQTDGQQFVYRQQLPAGKQRFLRVDVRNKTRVDAFDHVRLAADLAIQLKKPVEPDQLPFSEVELGENPAEFFFRIDGTRWKYDRWNSTLTRTPGTGTPGRVPLQRQREFVQRISSDRQWRLFVKDNNVFLTHQQSDKTEQLTKDGTAAEPYVERFYWAPHSRKVMLFRVKPAQERKVYLIESSPRDQLQPKLHEMNYLKPGDELAKTTLVLADIPTRHLIKVSDKLFTNPYALSQYAWSKDSARFTFLYNQRGHQVLRWLAVDADTGYAQCVIDEQSKTFVDYAGKFLLHPVKDKREAIWMSERDGWNHLYLIDTERREVKNQITRGNWVVRRVVKVDDDKRQIWFTCSGVYAEQDPYYLHLARVNYDGNDLKILTTDDGTHTTEFSPTGEYFVDTWSRVDKAPATVIRSTQDGKLLLPVEEGDITRLKSKGWRPPERFVAKGRDGITNIYGVIHRPSNFSPTKKYPVIEYIYAGPQDSFVPKDFRTVHRVQAMAELGFIVVQIDGMGTSNRSKAFHDVCWKNLGDAGFPDRMLWIKAAAEKYPYMDLTRVGIYGGSAGGQNAMRGLLMHPEFYHVGVADCGCHDNRMDKIWWNELWMSWPIGAHYAEQSNVTQAHRLQGKLMLIVGEMDRNVDPASTMQVVNALIKANKDFDLVVVPGGPHGAAESPYMSRRRADFFVRHLHGVEPRSK; from the coding sequence ATGAAACACGGCTGTCTGGCATGGTGTGTGTGGTGTTTGCTGGCTGTGAGCGTGCAGGGTCAAGGCACCAAGGCAGATTACGAGCGAGCGACTTCCCTCAATGAACGCTATCAGGGCGAAGCTCTGAACATCAGACCTCGCATTGTCTGGCAAACCGATGGTCAGCAGTTTGTTTATCGACAACAGTTGCCTGCGGGCAAGCAGAGGTTCTTGCGGGTAGATGTCCGTAATAAAACCCGTGTGGATGCGTTCGATCACGTCCGCCTGGCGGCCGATCTGGCTATCCAGCTCAAGAAACCGGTTGAACCAGATCAATTGCCTTTCAGTGAAGTGGAACTGGGTGAAAACCCTGCCGAGTTTTTTTTCCGCATCGATGGCACACGCTGGAAGTACGATCGCTGGAACAGCACCCTGACACGCACTCCGGGAACTGGCACGCCAGGCCGTGTGCCATTGCAGCGACAACGCGAATTCGTTCAGCGCATCTCGTCGGACAGGCAGTGGCGGCTCTTTGTCAAAGACAACAATGTTTTTCTGACACATCAGCAGTCAGACAAAACAGAACAACTGACGAAAGATGGCACCGCTGCTGAACCCTATGTCGAACGCTTCTATTGGGCGCCTCACAGCCGCAAGGTCATGTTGTTCAGAGTGAAGCCAGCCCAGGAACGCAAAGTGTACCTGATTGAATCATCACCTCGCGATCAGTTGCAACCCAAGTTGCACGAGATGAACTATCTGAAGCCGGGCGATGAACTGGCAAAGACCACATTAGTGCTGGCAGATATTCCCACCAGGCATCTCATCAAGGTGAGTGATAAGCTGTTCACCAATCCTTATGCATTATCACAGTATGCATGGAGCAAGGACAGCGCACGGTTTACCTTCCTCTATAACCAGCGCGGACATCAGGTACTTCGATGGCTTGCGGTCGATGCTGACACCGGTTACGCCCAATGCGTCATTGATGAGCAGAGCAAAACGTTTGTTGACTATGCAGGTAAATTTCTCCTGCACCCCGTGAAGGATAAGCGTGAGGCCATCTGGATGTCCGAACGGGATGGCTGGAACCACCTTTACCTCATCGACACGGAACGGCGGGAAGTAAAGAACCAGATAACTCGAGGCAACTGGGTCGTCCGCCGCGTGGTCAAAGTTGATGATGACAAGCGACAAATCTGGTTTACCTGCAGCGGCGTGTATGCTGAACAGGATCCCTATTACCTGCATCTAGCTAGAGTCAATTACGATGGTAACGATCTGAAAATTCTGACAACCGACGATGGTACACATACCACCGAATTCTCTCCCACAGGAGAGTATTTCGTCGATACCTGGTCGCGAGTTGACAAAGCACCGGCGACCGTCATCCGATCAACGCAAGATGGGAAACTGCTCCTGCCTGTGGAAGAAGGCGACATTACCAGGTTGAAAAGCAAGGGTTGGAGGCCACCAGAGCGATTTGTCGCAAAAGGGCGTGATGGCATCACGAATATTTATGGAGTCATCCATCGGCCCAGTAACTTTTCGCCAACGAAAAAGTATCCAGTCATCGAATACATTTATGCTGGGCCACAGGATTCGTTTGTGCCGAAAGACTTCCGCACCGTTCATCGCGTACAGGCAATGGCTGAACTGGGTTTCATCGTTGTACAGATCGATGGCATGGGCACATCCAATCGTTCCAAGGCTTTTCACGATGTCTGCTGGAAGAACCTCGGCGATGCAGGCTTCCCGGACCGTATGCTCTGGATTAAAGCTGCTGCTGAGAAGTATCCCTACATGGATTTAACCAGGGTTGGGATTTACGGCGGGTCGGCAGGCGGGCAGAATGCCATGCGTGGCCTGCTCATGCATCCCGAATTCTATCATGTTGGCGTGGCAGACTGTGGCTGTCACGACAACCGCATGGATAAAATCTGGTGGAACGAACTCTGGATGAGCTGGCCGATCGGAGCACACTATGCAGAACAGTCGAATGTCACCCAGGCACATCGCCTGCAGGGAAAGTTAATGTTGATCGTGGGTGAAATGGATCGCAATGTTGACCCCGCTTCGACCATGCAGGTGGTCAATGCCTTGATCAAGGCGAACAAGGACTTCGATTTGGTCGTGGTGCCTGGCGGGCCGCACGGCGCTGCGGAATCACCCTACATGTCGCGCCGACGCGCTGACTTTTTCGTCAGGCATCTGCATGGAGTTGAGCCACGGAGCAAATAA
- a CDS encoding YbjN domain-containing protein, producing MGQIFNAVVDFLTDDGWKYTILEEDQDLLALTLSFKGRNGSWQCFAIVDEEKHWLRFYSILPVHVSEDKRHEAAEFITRANYGLMLGNYEMDFNDGEVRFKTSVDAEGGELTKPMIDNLLRSNLISMDRYFPGMMAVLYSDRTPADIYEDIANNEVADDRSSLEEDG from the coding sequence ATGGGACAGATCTTCAATGCGGTGGTGGATTTCCTGACAGATGACGGCTGGAAATACACCATTTTAGAAGAAGATCAGGACCTGCTGGCCCTCACCCTCTCTTTCAAGGGACGCAACGGCTCCTGGCAGTGCTTTGCGATTGTGGATGAAGAAAAGCACTGGTTGCGTTTTTATTCGATTCTGCCTGTCCATGTTTCGGAAGACAAACGTCACGAGGCAGCCGAGTTCATCACCCGTGCGAACTATGGCCTGATGCTTGGCAACTACGAGATGGATTTTAACGATGGTGAAGTGCGGTTCAAAACCAGTGTGGATGCCGAGGGTGGCGAACTGACCAAGCCGATGATTGACAACCTGCTGCGATCCAATCTGATCAGTATGGATCGCTATTTTCCGGGAATGATGGCGGTGCTCTACAGCGACCGGACACCAGCTGACATCTACGAAGATATTGCCAACAATGAAGTGGCTGACGACCGCAGCAGTCTGGAAGAAGATGGGTAG
- a CDS encoding YHS domain-containing protein: protein MRHFVLSLTCSLVFLASIQAETPVPKLALKGLDPIELAAGKEVQGKEGLESTHGLFRYRFASEENKAAFDKQPVERGIQFGGACGKMGPFTGMGSPDRFYVHDGRIYVFASEMCRNAFKKDPEQYIEKPNMVPTGTPEQLEQGKVLVSKVLEGFGGANKVDAIQGYETHCRHIYKQNGKELVGHYTTAWSFPDKYRFEEKFTTAYGQGFNGSKGYQFAGKDAWKLDAPVTAVAQRQALREPLAMLRNRQAKGFVAVANGVTEVDGKPLEKLDVAYQGATTTWFIDPDSGRILQLSYLARKGTNGINLVKFGDFKDVEGLVVPFKRAQFFNGKEITSPVVHLDKVVLQPLSQAQFELPK from the coding sequence ATGCGTCACTTCGTTCTGAGTCTAACTTGCTCGCTGGTGTTCCTCGCCAGCATCCAAGCAGAAACACCCGTGCCTAAACTCGCACTGAAAGGACTCGATCCCATCGAACTGGCAGCAGGAAAGGAAGTGCAAGGCAAGGAAGGGCTCGAATCAACGCATGGCTTGTTCCGTTATCGCTTTGCCTCGGAAGAAAATAAAGCTGCCTTTGACAAACAGCCAGTGGAACGAGGCATCCAGTTTGGTGGCGCCTGCGGGAAAATGGGGCCATTCACCGGTATGGGCAGCCCTGACCGATTCTATGTCCATGATGGACGCATCTATGTCTTTGCATCGGAGATGTGCCGCAATGCATTCAAGAAAGACCCGGAGCAATACATCGAGAAACCCAATATGGTTCCAACAGGCACACCAGAGCAATTGGAACAGGGGAAAGTTTTAGTGAGCAAAGTGCTCGAAGGATTTGGCGGTGCCAACAAGGTTGATGCAATCCAAGGTTACGAAACCCATTGCAGGCATATCTACAAACAGAATGGCAAAGAGCTTGTCGGGCACTACACCACAGCATGGAGCTTTCCCGATAAGTACCGTTTTGAAGAAAAGTTTACGACAGCCTATGGTCAGGGTTTCAATGGATCGAAAGGCTATCAGTTTGCTGGCAAGGATGCATGGAAGCTGGATGCACCGGTGACAGCAGTGGCCCAGCGACAGGCACTGCGTGAGCCACTGGCCATGCTGCGTAATCGTCAGGCTAAAGGATTTGTTGCCGTAGCTAATGGAGTTACCGAGGTGGATGGCAAGCCTTTGGAAAAGCTTGATGTTGCCTATCAGGGTGCCACCACCACCTGGTTTATTGATCCAGATTCGGGGCGCATCCTGCAGCTATCCTACCTGGCTCGAAAAGGAACCAATGGGATAAACCTGGTCAAATTCGGTGATTTCAAGGATGTGGAAGGCCTGGTAGTACCATTTAAGAGAGCACAATTCTTTAACGGCAAGGAGATTACCAGCCCGGTGGTACACTTGGATAAAGTTGTTTTACAGCCTCTAAGTCAGGCACAATTTGAGTTGCCGAAATAA
- the rplT gene encoding 50S ribosomal protein L20, whose product MRARSGKTVLRRRARLRKLAKGYYLSRGNLYRQMRTTVTRAGAFAYRDRRQRKRLFRQLWTMRINAAARMRGMAYSQFIAGLQRAGVELDRKMLSEIAIHDPASFDQLVTLAKQFAPAATAKKAG is encoded by the coding sequence ATGCGTGCCCGTAGTGGCAAAACTGTCCTTCGCCGACGTGCCAGGCTCCGCAAGCTGGCCAAAGGGTATTATTTAAGCCGAGGCAATCTGTATCGGCAGATGCGCACCACCGTAACCCGTGCCGGTGCTTTTGCCTACCGTGATCGTCGCCAGCGCAAACGCCTCTTCCGCCAACTCTGGACCATGCGTATCAATGCCGCTGCTCGTATGCGGGGCATGGCCTATAGCCAGTTCATTGCCGGGCTGCAGCGTGCAGGCGTGGAACTCGACCGCAAGATGCTCAGCGAGATCGCCATTCACGATCCTGCCAGCTTTGATCAGTTGGTGACGCTTGCCAAGCAGTTTGCCCCTGCTGCCACCGCGAAAAAAGCGGGCTAG
- the rpmI gene encoding 50S ribosomal protein L35: MPKMKTHKASKRRFKVTATGKLKFRREGRRHLNAHMSGSHKQKLDKAVTLNTTEAKKIVKAITQGNH, from the coding sequence ATGCCGAAGATGAAGACTCATAAAGCGAGCAAACGCCGCTTCAAGGTGACTGCTACCGGGAAACTGAAATTCCGCCGGGAAGGCCGTCGTCACCTCAACGCCCACATGTCGGGCAGCCATAAGCAGAAACTGGATAAGGCGGTTACGCTCAATACCACCGAAGCCAAGAAGATCGTCAAGGCGATCACCCAGGGAAATCATTAA
- a CDS encoding methyltransferase domain-containing protein, with translation MPDLESISRESDWGVPLPGEIVPPEQQAHTHLKRLPLGQFQVAAVFGHNARLVVDLCCGNGRSVIQQALAHPENVYLGIDIFNGSIRHAVRRANRRGLHNVRFAVADALEVVSRLLGDAMVAELHLYHPQPVYDLAQAHKRLLTPRFLLHVHRVLKADGRFILQTDHPAYWTYLKQILPLYFHVQEYDTPWHDAPEGRTRREILARQMGLPIFRAECMPLANLDRQQALEQADQLPLPRFDADRRLQALDEREKDDSGL, from the coding sequence ATGCCAGACCTGGAATCAATATCGCGGGAGAGTGACTGGGGTGTGCCACTGCCCGGGGAGATCGTACCGCCGGAACAGCAGGCCCATACTCATCTGAAGCGATTGCCTTTGGGACAATTTCAGGTTGCAGCCGTCTTTGGACACAATGCCCGGCTGGTCGTCGATCTGTGTTGTGGCAACGGGCGTTCTGTCATACAGCAAGCGCTGGCTCACCCCGAGAACGTCTATTTGGGAATTGATATTTTCAATGGGTCCATTCGCCACGCGGTTCGCCGGGCTAATCGCCGGGGGTTGCATAACGTCCGTTTTGCGGTAGCTGATGCGCTGGAAGTGGTGAGTCGATTGCTGGGCGATGCGATGGTTGCCGAACTGCATCTCTATCATCCGCAGCCGGTATATGACCTGGCCCAGGCACACAAGCGATTGCTCACGCCGCGGTTTCTGTTGCACGTGCATCGGGTGCTCAAAGCTGATGGCCGTTTCATTCTGCAGACCGATCATCCAGCTTACTGGACTTACCTGAAGCAGATTCTGCCTCTTTACTTTCACGTTCAGGAATATGACACACCCTGGCATGATGCACCGGAGGGCAGAACCCGTCGGGAAATCCTCGCCCGCCAGATGGGGCTGCCCATCTTCCGTGCTGAGTGCATGCCACTCGCCAACCTGGATCGACAACAAGCCCTGGAGCAGGCAGATCAACTGCCGCTACCCCGTTTTGATGCTGATAGAAGACTGCAGGCACTCGATGAACGGGAGAAGGATGACTCTGGATTGTAG
- a CDS encoding DUF433 domain-containing protein: protein MSSLMTEYISIDPAICGGKPCIAGTRIRVQDIFVLHELQGLGVDEIVEGYPQLTPAKVYAALAFYWDHKEEIDQHMQSTQDLVEKLKLAQGSSALQRKMANHRGSNG, encoded by the coding sequence GTGTCTTCCTTAATGACCGAGTACATTTCGATTGATCCCGCCATCTGTGGTGGCAAACCGTGCATTGCAGGCACTCGAATACGGGTGCAGGATATTTTTGTCCTGCATGAGCTTCAGGGGTTGGGAGTTGATGAAATCGTAGAAGGTTATCCTCAGCTTACTCCTGCCAAAGTCTATGCTGCGTTGGCTTTCTACTGGGATCACAAAGAAGAAATCGACCAGCATATGCAATCAACACAGGACTTGGTCGAAAAACTGAAGCTGGCACAAGGCTCTTCAGCTCTACAGAGAAAAATGGCAAATCATCGTGGCTCGAACGGTTAA